Proteins encoded by one window of Arachis ipaensis cultivar K30076 chromosome B04, Araip1.1, whole genome shotgun sequence:
- the LOC107636859 gene encoding uncharacterized protein LOC107636859, translating to MADVPPPSLSELMRMVAELQQANQRMADENQIMSAQIAELNHARIEHNDAHRQQAEDEEHQSQPTHVSETAQHEEQQPEDEKEESEDLVGPFTEEVMNFELPKRFTLPLTLTPYDGLGDLRKFIKKFRSIMIVNGSISRFHQLAKLFEEHFAGSAIYLHDSDYLNTIKQGPNESLKDYMTHFTKVAISIPDLHPEVHLHAIKSGLRPGKFQETIAVAKPKTLAEFREKAKGQIDIEELRQARKSDKSHFREEDKNSTTKKSFKLTPRFDSYTQFNTKREDIIKEILNSKLIKPPRKAGTYQDAKHVDKSKYCAFHQKHGHNTDDCVVAKDLLERLARKGHLDKYIGGHIQKRGPSSTTNDLSEQHRGKEKASSNQYERPRGIINCISGGYASGGYSNSARKRSFRAICSVEGPKQDTAINNPQPEVTFTQADFNSNIQNLDDPVVITLQGPCRPLYRRSNELRTAEEVHSAVDPHAL from the exons ATGGCTGACGTACCGCCTCCGTCACTGTCCGAACTCATGCGAATGGTAGCTGAGCTACAACAAGCTAATCAGCGGATGGCTGACGAGAACCAAATAATGTCTGCTCAAATTGCTGAACTAAATCATGCTCGGATTGAACACAATGATGCTCATCGCCAACAGGCGGAGGATGAGGAACATCAATCCCAACCGACTCATGTTTCGGAAACCGCTCAACATGAAGAGCAGCAGCCCGAAGACGAGAAAGAAGAATCCGAGGACCTTGTAGGCCCCTTTACTGAAGAAGTAATGAACTTCGAACTGCCGAAGAGGTTCACTCTGCCGTTGACCCTCACGCCTTATGATGGACTCGGAGATCTGAGGAAGTTCATAAAGAAATTCCGATCAATAATGATCGTCAATG GTTCCATTTCACGCTTTCATCAGCTGGCGAAGTTATTTGAAGAACATTTTGCCGGATCTGCAATATACTTGCACGATTCCGATTACCTGAACACCATCAAGCAAGGACCAAACGAAAGCCTAAAGGACTATATGACTCACTTTACCAAGGTCGCAATCAGCATACCAGATCTCCACCCCGAGGTCCATCTGCATGCAATTAAAAGCGGCCTCCGACCCGGGAAATTCCAGGAGACGATCGCAGTGGCAAAACCAAAGACTCTAGCAGAATTTCGAGAGAAAGCAAAAGGACAAATTGACATCGAGGAACTCAGACAAGCTCGGAAATCTGACAAGTCACACTTCCGCGAAGAAGATAAGAACTCAACCACTAAGAAAAGTTTTAAACTAACACCTCGATTTGATTCTTATACGCAGTTTAACACTAAAAGGGAAGACATAATCAAGGAGATCTTGAACTCCAAACTAATTAAGCCACCAAGAAAGGCCGGCACATACCAGGATGCAAAGCATGTAGACAAATCAAAGTACTGCGCTTTTCACCAAAAACACGGCCACAATACCGATGATTGTGTGGTCGCCAAAGATCTCTTAGAACGACTAGCAAGAAAAGGCCACCTAGACAAATACATTGGTGGTCACATCCAAAAACGTGGCCCCAGTTCCACAACAAACGACCTCTCTGAACAACACCGAGGAAAAGAGAAGGCATCCTCAAACCAATATGAAAGACCACGAGGTATAATCAATTGTATTTCAGGAGGATACGCAAGTGGGGGATACTCAAACTCAGCAAGGAAAAGGTCATTCAGAGCAATATGCTCAGTAGAAGGACCAAAGCAAGATACAGCAATCAATAACCCACAACCAGAGGTCACCTTCACACAGGCCGACTTTAACTCCAACATACAAAATTTGGACGACCCTGTGGTAATCACCCTCCAGGGACCTTGTAGGCCCCTTTACAGAAGAAGTAATGAACTTCGAACTGCCGAAGAGGTTCACTCTGCCGTTGACCCTCACGCCTTATGA
- the LOC107636858 gene encoding uncharacterized protein LOC107636858, with protein sequence MIVNGASDTVLCRCFPNYLDGPALDWLCALPAGSISRFHQLVKLFEEHFAGSAIYLHDSDYLNTIKQGPNESLKDYMTHFTKVAISIPDLHPEVHLHAIKSGLRPGKFQETIAVAKPKTLAEFREKAKGQIDIEELRQARKSDKSHFCEEDKSSTIKKSFKLTPRFDSYTQFNTKREDIIKEILNSKLIKPPRKAGTYQDAKHVDKSKYCAFHQKHGHNTDDCVVAKDLLERLARQGHLDKYIGGHIQKRGPSSTTNDLSEQHRGKEKASSNQYERPRGIINCISGGYASGGYSNSARKRSFRAICSVEGPKQDVAINNPQPEVTFTQADFNSNIQNLDDPVVITLQLGDLLVKKVLLDPGSSADVLFYSTFQKMKLSDNMLQSTGGDLVGFLGERVPILGSVWLQTTLGEHPLSKTNDIQYLVVDCFSPYNLILGRPFLNKFGAIVSTVHLCVKFPLQDDQVATIHGDHKEARQCYNTSMKFQNRSTQQVNNVELKQNEDTVADLDPRADFLERPKPSDDLQKVYFNNDPNKFTYVGTSINPAELQAIKTFLQENAELFAWKPADMPGIDPQIISHKLAINSAIRPVQQKK encoded by the coding sequence ATGATCGTCAATGGTGCATCAGATACAGTCTTATGTCGTTGTTTTCCGAATTatttagacggtcctgcacttgattggttgtgTGCTTTGCCTGCAGGTTCCATTTCGCGCTTTCATCAGTTGGTGAAGTTATTTGAAGAACATTTCGCCGGATCTGCAATATACTTGCACGACTCTGATTACCTGAACACCATCAAGCAAGGACCAAACGAAAGCCTAAAGGACTATATGACTCACTTTACCAAGGTCGCAATCAGCATACCAGATCTCCACCCCGAGGTCCATCTGCATGCAATTAAAAGCGGCCTCCGACCCGGGAAATTCCAGGAGACGATCGCAGTGGCAAAACCGAAGACTCTAGCAGAATTTCGAGAGAAAGCAAAAGGACAAATTGACATCGAGGAGCTCAGACAAGCTCGGAAATCTGACAAGTCACACTTCTGCGAAGAAGATAAGAGCTCAACCATTAAGAAAAGTTTTAAACTAACACCTCGATTTGATTCTTATACGCAGTTTAACACTAAGAGGGAGGACATAATCAAGGAGATCTTAAACTCCAAATTAAtcaagccaccaagaaaggcCGGCACATACCAGGATGCAAAGCATGTAGACAAATCAAAGTACTGCGCTTTTCACCAAAAACACGGCCACAATACCGATGATTGTGTGGTTGCCAAAGATCTCTTAGAACGACTAGCAAGACAAGGCCACCTAGACAAATACATTGGTGGTCACATCCAAAAGCGTGGCCCCAGTTCCACAACAAACGACCTCTCTGAACAACACCGTGGAAAAGAGAAGGCATCTTCAAACCAATATGAAAGACCACGAGGTATAATCAATTGTATTTCAGGAGGATACGCAAGTGGGGGATACTCAAACTCGGCAAGGAAAAGGTCATTCAGAGCAATATGCTCGGTAGAAGGACCAAAGCAAGATGTAGCAATCAATAACCCACAACCAGAGGTCACCTTCACACAGGCCGACTTTAACTCCAACATACAAAATTTGGACGACCCTGTGGTAATCACCCTCCAGCTAGGGGATCTATTAGTGAAAAAAGTACTCTTGGATCCCGGGAGCAGTGCCGATGTTCTGTTTTATTCCACATTTCAAAAGATGAAGCTCAGCGACAACATGCTACAGTCCACAGGAGGAGACTTAGTCGGCTTCTTGGGAGAACGCGTTCCAATACTCGGAtcagtgtggttacaaaccacactgggTGAGCATCCTCTTTCAAAAACTAATGATATTCAATATCTAGTAGTTGACTGTTTCAGTCCATATAACCTTATCCTTGGCCGACCTTTTTTAAATAAGTTCGGCGCCATTGTCTCTACCGTCCATCTCTGTGTAAAGTTTCCACTGCAGGATGATCAGGTTGCAACAATCCATGGAGATCATAAAGAGGCCCGACAGTGTTATAACACCAGCATGAAGTTCCAAAACCGCTCAACACAACAAGTCAACAATGTCGAACTCAAACAAAATGAAGACACAGTAGCTGACCTCGACCCAAGAGCCGATTTTCTCGAGCGGCCAAAACCATCCGATGACCTACAAAAAGTGTATTTTAATAATGACCCTAACAAATTTACATATGTAGGTACATCAATCAACCCAGCTGAGTTACAGGCCATAAAAACCTTTCTACAAGAAAACGCCGAGCTTTTTGCCTGGAAACCTGCAGACATGCCCGGCATTGATCCACAAATTATCAGTCATAAACTAGCAATAAACTCGGCAATCCGACCAGTAcagcagaagaaatga